The Staphylococcus sp. 17KM0847 DNA segment GGAAGAAATTGAAGAAAACACTGTTCTTTTAACTGAAATTCGCGACTTATTACGCAACAAATAAACATAAATATGATAGAAGCGTACATACTTTCCTTATAAACAGAAGAAAGTATGTACGCTTTTTATATTACTCTTTAAACTGCATTCGTGTTGTACTTTGATCATTATTCGATATAACTTCTAAAATAACAGGAATTCTATCTTTCAATTCTGTCACATGGGATATCATCCCCACCAATCTTCCACTCGATTGCAACTGAATAAGTGTTTCCAATGCTGTTTCTAAAGTTTCTTGATCTAATGTACCAAAACCTTCATCAATAAACATAGCATCTAAAGAAATACCCCCTTGCTCATTTTGAACAATTTCACACAATCCAAGTGCTAGGGCTAAAGAAGCTTGGAATGTTTCTCCCCCTGACAAAGAGTTAATGGGTCGTGTTTGATTGGCATAGTAATCAAACACATCTATATCTAAGCCACTAAATCCTTTACCAGTTATGTCTTCTTTTCTTACAAGTTGATAACGATGACCTGTCATTGCTTGTAAACGTCGATTAGCACACTCTAATATTTGATCCAGATAATAGGTTAGTACATAGTTTTCTAAAGTGAGTTTTTTATGATTATGACCACTAACAACTTCTGATAAAGTCACTAATTCACTTTGCGTCTCTAATGTATTTTGTAAATATTGAATTTGTAACTGAACCTCTTCAATATATTGTTTATTTTCTCTTACCTTCAATTCCACTTGGTTATATACTTTTACACTTTCATTGTACATTTCTTCACATTCATCATACTTGTCATTTAATTGTTTTATATCTTTGACTTCTATTAACTTTAGATGTTCTTGTACCTCTTTGATTTTCTCTCTATTTAATTTTACATGATCAAAGTAAGCATCAACCTTCTGTTTAATTTGTTCTGTTTGATGTGCCATTTCTTTTAATCGAATCAGTTCTTTTTCATCTTCCAATTGCAACTTTTGAAGCTCATAATCTAAATCTTGTGCTGCTTGTATTATGCTATCTTTTGATTGTTCAATATGTGTACGAAGCATTTCCAATTGCTGTTGAATACGTGTTCTCATCAAAATATTGCGCTGCATGTCTTCATTATTTTGGCTCACTTTAAAATCAAACTGTTCTTGAGCTTTCAATTGTATTTCATAATTTTCTACAAATAATGCAATGTCTGTATAGCCCGTCTTCGTATATAATTCTTCAATAGCTGTTCGATTTGCTAATTGCTGTTGTGTTTTTATCTCCTGCTCTTGCTCAAACTTCATCACTTCTTTTTGAATTTCAATCAAGCGTTGATTTTCTGTGTCTAACCACTTATTGCACTCACGTATTTGATTCAGTGCTGCTTCTTTAGAATGTAACAGTTTTAATTTTTCACTCAGTTCCTCTGCATCAAATGTTACTGAAGATACATTTTGATAAACTTCTTTATAATGTTTCAATGATGTTTCCTTACGAACTTTCAAAAGACGATATTCATTGATTTGTTGTTCTAATTTTTTATTTTCCGTTTGATAGATTTTTAATTCATCAATAGAACGTGCTTCTACATCCTCTTTATGAACGACTTGATTACACACTGGGCATGGACTCCCAACTGTCAGATGATCGCGCAAACTCTGAACGGCTTGTTCATGATTTAAGATTGCATGATCATGTGCGGTCATCTTATATTGCTGTTGAATATTTTTAGCTATATGCTCATCAATCGCTATAATTTCCTGATGTAACTGACTTATTTTCTCCTGAAGATCTTCTGCATTTTGAACTTGCTCTCTATTATGCTCAAGTTGTTCCACTTCACGCTTTAAGCTTTGACATATATCTATAAGTGTCCTTTCTTGAGTCATATCTACTACCTTACCTGAAATACGTTGTTTCAATTGCTCATACTCTATATTTTTTTCTTTTAATTGTTGATTAATTCTCACAAGTTGTTCATCAATATGTTGAATATTTTTTTGTTTTTCTTTATATAAATCAGCGTTTTGATAGTAGTAATAAGTATTTTGAATAAATATTTTTTGTTTTTCTATCTTTTCATTTTCTTGTACTAGCACTTTTTTATTTTGTTCTAATACTTTATGTTCAGCTAAAAGTTGATTCATATCTTGCTTTGTACGCTCTATTTGCTGTTGTTTATCCTCTAATTGTTCACGCTCTAAAGTTAAATCTTCATATAATTTGATTGCGAGTTTACTCTCTGTAATCCGTTTCAACTGCTGCTCGAGTATTTCCATCTCTTCATTTTTCATGTTTAACTCTGCTTTAACTTGAACAAGGTGACGCTGTTTTTCTTCCAACTCTATTCTCTGTTGTTGCTTTTCTTTTTCAAATTTAATTTCTTGTAAACTTTGATATATTTTTTGTTTTTCATCGTTGAGTTGCTTAACTTTTGTATTACCTATTTCAATATATTGAGATGCTACTTCCAACAATTGCTTATACTGTTGTGGTTCTAATGCTTGATAAGTCATCAGCTCTCGCACATCAAACGTCGCTAGCTTTTGCCATGTACTTTTTATTTTAATATGCTGTTTTTCTATTTCTGTTTTAATATTTTTCGTTTTATCATAGAGCTGTAAACGCAATTTCTCATATATTCCTGTACTAAATAATGTTCTTAAAATAGGTTGTTTGTCCGAAGTTTTAGACATAAGAAATTTTTTAAATTCACCTTGAGGCAAAATAAAAAGTTGTCTAAACTGATCATGCTTTAACTTTATAATATCCAACAAGAATTTATCACCATCTCTTGTTGTCCCTTCTTTTAAAATATAGCGTCCTTCTTCATAATGATACACCTCTAAAGTTGACTGGGTTTCTCCTTTATTTCCTAGCTTTTGGTAAGGGGCTGTTCGGATCACTTTATAACGTTGAGTGCCTATCTCAAATTCAAAAGTAACTTTCAGTGGTGACTGTGCATCTGCAAAATGGCTACGCAAATATTTCACTTCTCTTTTTTCGGTAGAAGCCCTACCGTACAATGCATATACAATACCATCAAAAATCATTGTCTTCCCTGATCCTGTCTTGCCACTAATTAAAAAAAGCTGATTTGACTGAATTTGAGCAAAGTCAATTTCTTCATTTAAAAAGGGACCAAAATTTTCCAACTGTAAACGAATGGGTTTCATTATTCTTCCTCCCCTTGCTCATTAAGTAGTGTTTCAATATATGCTTTTTGAATATGAGTAAGTGGCATATCAGTGTGCGCTTGGTAAAAACTTTGAATAATTTCTATTGGCTGAGATGTTTTAATATGCATATTCTGCTTGGGTATATCTTGAATCATAAATTTTTCAGGCGTTAATGCTAATGTATTGGGATAAAGTTGTTTAAGTTTTTGCATGGGTTCAGTCACATGTCCAATATTACTTAATTTAAAATGAAAATAACTTGTATTACTTTTATGTTCAAAATCTCCATTAATAATATCTTCATAATCCCCTTCAACAACTTCTAATTCGTGTTTAGGTCTTAGAGGTTTGAAGTATTGGTTAAAACCTCCATCCTTTGTAATCTCAACAACACGATAACCTTTGGCTTGTTTAGTTTCCGAAAAAGAATATTGTAGTAACGAACCACTATAAATAATACGTTCGTAATTTAGCGCAAATGGCTGATGGATATGTCCTAATAATACACAATCAAACATCTCTAAAAATTGAGGAGATACGCCTTCTATTGTACCTACTGTAATATCACGCTCTGAATCACTTTTAGGTGTACCGTTCAAAGTGAAATGCCCTACTAACACATTCTGTTTATGATGGTCCATCTTATCGGCTATACGATTCACAAAAATTTTCACAGCATCTTCATAAGTTTCAAAATCATCTTCTAAAAAATTACGAGCTTCTGATACAGTGAAAAACGGTAAAGTATAAAATGCAATATTTTCAAATTCTAAAGGTGTAAAAAAAGCATCTAATGTTGTACGAACAAATAATTGCGTACTATGAAACCATGATGCACCATAACCTAAACGTTCTCGACTATCATGATTACCATTAATAATAATGATTGGAATTCTCATATTCAAATTAAGTTGTTGTATAATGTTCTCCATCAATCCCACTGCTTGTTTACTAGGATAAGCTGTATCATAAATATCTCCTGCAATCACAATGATGTCCGGATTTTCTTGCTTCATTTCTTCTACAAATTGATTTAATATCCAACTCTGATCTTCTAAAAAACTATGACCATTCAGACGTTTTCCTAAATGCCAATCTGCTGTATGTATAATTTTCATTTCATCACCTCAGCCTGTTTATTCGCTAATGTTATATATTTTCATCCTCGAAAATACAAGTAAAAAGAGTAGTCCACATGCTTCTTCTCATGTGCAAACTACTCTTTGATACTATTCAAACTTATCTTGCATGCCTTTATAATCGTTGTACGATTTGTCTTTTTAAGTAGTTATATCTCAATAACATTGCTACTCTCCATGGTAATAGCATACTAAAAGCTAACAAGAAAAACATTCCCGCTAACTCACCAGCATCAATCGAACTCCCTAAAAATACTTTTAATATCGTTCTTACAATTAATAATGAGACTAATACAATAGGAAAGACTTTAGACTTTTTTAAATAGATATGTACGCCCTTAACTTCAAAATGTGAGGTTAACATTAAAACGGTCGAAAAAATAACACCTAACACGATCGACTCTATGATTTCAGTATGCGTAAGCCTAAAATATGGGACAACGTACATCAGTGCGCCTGTCGACATAAAAACAGGTGGTAAAATGATTTTTTTTGCATTAACTGGATATTGTTGTGCCTTCATACGCACTACAATAACAATTGCCCCCATCACAAAGGCAACAATAATAGAAAATATTAAATAAATCACTCTATTTCCTCCTCAAATCTTTCAAAGGCACATAAAATTGTATATTTACTGTGGAAGTGAGAGAGAAAGCCCATTTTTGCCAAAAGCTTTCGTAGTTTTTCCTAGACAAGAGTGACTCAAAGTAAAAAGTTTACTAAAACATATTGTCACTTCAAGCACATACTGTCATTTACAGATGTTATCTCCCTTATTTAGGACACTTTTCACGATGTCCTAGCACCTTATTCAATATCAAAACATAACTCTATTAAAATACAAATAATAACAAAAATCAAGAAAGTAGTGCATAGTAATAGTATAGAATGCTTATTGCAACCTCATAGACTTATATCACTTATTCATTCTTTTATGATTGAAATATGTATAAAGGCTGATGACTACCGGTTACCCTAGTAGTCATCAGCCTTTATACAATCTTATTTTGTTTTTTTCATTTGTTCTTGTTGATTCTTATTCATCATCGTCATCATTTGGTTAATTTTTTTCTGTGACGGTTTTTGACCCATTTGCATCATCATCATGCGTAACATTTCTTCATTAATAGGTGGGTTCTTTTTTAAATAATCCATCATATATTTACGTGCCAAGAAGAATCCACCGACAAGACCGATGATAAGTGCAACTACGATTAATAATATCGCTAACCATGTAGCCATCGTTTCACCCACTTTCCTTATCCTCTAGCATTTTACTAAAAATAAGCACGCTTTTCAAGACAATTCAGCTTAGAGCAAGATAGAAACCTTAATTTATAGTATGACGTTAAAATAGAGTGAGACAGAATTCTCAATCTCACTCCATTTTATAATATCTACATTCTAAGTTTCATATATTACATCTGTTCAATCTTAGCTAACACATTTTCTTTAGTAAAGCCGTATTTCTCAACAACTAAGTCTCCAGGTGCACTTGCACCGAAACGATCGATACCAATTACAAGACCATTCATACCTACATATTTATGCCAACCTAATGTAGCGCCCATCTCAGCAGCCACACGTTTTGTGACTTGTGGTAATAAAATTTCATCTTTATACGCTTGAGATTGTTGTTCAAAAGCATTCCAGTTTGGCATTGATACAACACGCACACCTTTACCACGTTGTGCCAAATCTTTTGCAACTTCAACTAATAAACTAACTTCTGAGCCTGTAGCTAATAGGATATATTCCGGTGCTGTTTCTGTTTCATACACAACATAAGCACCTTTGCGTACCCCTTCTTCGACCTCATCTTCAGTAACGTCTAGCACTGGCAGTCCTTGTCTTGTTAAAACTAGAGCCGTTGGTGTGTTTTGGGATTCAACTGCTACTTTCCAAGCAACACGCGTTTCATTGCCATCAGCTGGTCGAATAACATTTAAGTTTGGAATTGCACGTAAGCCCGCTAATTGTTCAATCGGCTCGTGTGTCGGACCGTCTTCACCTACTGCAATTGAATCATGTGTAAAGATAAATGTTGAGCCAAGTCCCATTAGCGATGACAAACGCATTGCTGGTTTAACATAATCACTGAATACAAAGAATGTTGCCGCATACGGATGCAAACCACCATGTGCTGCCATACCATTTACCGCTGCTGCCATTGCAAACTCACGCACACCAAACCATACATTTCTACCACTACCATCTTCAGCAGAAAAATCATTCTCCGCTTTAACATTTGATTTGTTAGATGATGCTAAGTCTGCAGAACCTCCAAACAACGAAGGAACAGCTGCACTCAATGATTGAATAACTTCGCCCGAATCCGCACGTGTCGCCGCATTATGACCGACTTCAAACTTAGGTAATGCTTCAGCGTAGCGACTCGGTAGCTTCCCATCTAAAATTGTTTTAAATTCTCTAGCTAATTCTGGATATTTAGCGGCATAAGTAGCAAAGTTTGTTTCCCATTCTTTTTCATGTGCATCGGCACGTGTAATCATCGTTTCTTTAAAACGTTCATAAACTACCTCATCAACATGGAATCGTTGAGTTGCATCTAGTCCATAATTTTCAAACGTTAACGTGCGTTCATCACTGCCTAAAGGTGCACCATGTGATGTATGGCTATCTGACTTGTTAGGTGATCCATAACCAATAATTGTCTTAACTTCAATAATTGTTGGCCCATTTTGTTCTTTTGCAGTTTGAATCGCTTTATCGATAGCTTCCAAATCATTACCATCTTTCACTAAAATATGGTTCCATCCATAAGATTCAAAACGTTGCTTAATATTTTCAGAAAATGATTTATTTGTTCTACCATCTAATGAAATGTCATTTGAGTCATAAAGTGTAATCAACTTATCTAGTTTTAAATGACCTGCTAATGAAGCTGCCTCATGAGAGATACCTTCCATTAAATCACCGTCAGAAGCTAGTACATATGTGTGATGATCTACAATTGAAATATCTTTATTATATTTAGCGGCTAAATGTTTTTCTGCCATAGCCATACCTACTGCCATAGCAAAACCTTGACCTAGCGGACCTGTTGTAATCTCTACACCTTTCGTATGTTTATATTCTGGATGTCCCGGTGTTTTAGAATCCCATTGTCTAAATTGTTTTAGTTCTTCTAACTCCAGTCCTCCCGAAACATGGAGTAAACTGTATAATAAAGCTGACCCATGACCTGCTGATAAAACAAATCGATCTCTATTGAAATACGCATTTGCATTTGGGTTAAAATTCAAGTGACGTGTCCATAAAGTATATGCCATTGGAGCAGCTCCCATAGGTAGACCGGGGTGTCCAGAGTTCGCTTGCTCAATCGCATCAATACTTAAAGCACGCAATGTATTAACTGCTAAACTGTCTTTTTTATCAAACATAAAACGACTTCCTTTCTTTTCTGTTCATAATAACATTATACCTGAAAGACACGTTGAAAGCCTAGAAAATCAACATATCTTCATCTTTAATCAATGAATAATCTGTGACACTTACTTGCGCAAATGATTTTGCTTTTGTATAGACTTTAGTTTTTCAGGCGTCACATCATTACCTTCTGGATCAATCACTTTTGTATGTTCGATTTGAGATTTAAAGCTCTTACGAAATGTTTCCAAATACTCACTTCTCAATCGTGATTGTTCTTTCGCTTCATGTTCATCTAATCCTTGCTCCTTTTTCTTTCTTGCAAGGGCGTTAATACGATCCAATTTATCTTGGCTTAACATATCAGTTACCTCCGTCAATTTCTTTACAAAAATATATCAGAAATATCATGAAAAACCAAACACTTCTACTTAGGTATATGCCACTTGTAACCCTATATATGTCATTATGCAACATCATTTTGTACTATTTTCTTAATGTAATTGCAAACACACTTTGTTCCCTGTTCATATCTTTTTCTTTAATTATTTGATTATTATCTTGTAGTGAATGGTCAGTCATCTCGTACGTTTGTTCTGATTGTTCATTTTGACTTGCCAGTATAAAAAAAGTCAAGAACACCAACACTGAAGCTATAAATACAATTAAAAATAAATGTAAATCTGATAGTTTATGCTGTAACATCATTTCGACACTCCTAGAACATTTGTTTGTATAAGCAATTTAACAGAACTAATGTTCTCTGTCAACAAAAAGCGAACAAATGTTTGTTGGCGTTCGTGTAATATGATATAATGAGTTTAAATAATTTGAAGGAGTGCCTAGATAATGAGAGAGTTAACTAAAAGACAAACAGAAATATTTGAATATATTAAACATATTGTACAAACAAAAGGTTATCCACCAAGTGTACGTGAAATTGGAGAAGCAGTAGGACTTGCCTCAAGCTCAACAGTTCACGGACACCTTTCGCGCTTAGAAGAAAAAGGGTATATTCGCCGAGATCCTACAAAGCCACGAGCAATTGAAATTGTTAGTGAATTGATGGGAGACGCTATCAATATGGAATCTACCATTTTTGTACCCGTTATTGGGAAAGTAACTGCTGGCGTACCAATCACAGCAATCGAAAATGTCGAAGAATATTATCCGCTCCCCGAACACTTCACATCTACACATAATGGACAAATTTTTATACTAAATGTTGTTGGAGATAGTATGATTGAAGCAGGAATATTAGATGGAGACAAAGTGATTGTTAGAAGCCAATCCATTGCAGAAAATGGAGATATTATTGTGGCCATGACTGATGAAGACGAAGCAACTGTAAAACGTTTTTATAAAGAAAAAAATCATTATCGCTTACAACCTGAGAATAGTGCTTTAAGCCCTATTTATTTAGATCAAGTAACTGTATTGGGAAAAGTGATTGGTCTTTTTAGAGAAATGTAGCCTACAAATTTTCTTTACTCATCTATTATAATAGGTATTCTACAACAGTAAGTAACTTGTTATATATAGCAAGTTGATTATTCATTTTTAGATATAATAAACTTCTTCAATATAAAAGAAGCAGGACAGAAAGTTTTCTGTCCTGCTTCAGTCACTTATTAATATACAATACTAATATATTGATTAATCTCTATCTCCATTAAAGATTGAATTTCTAACGATAACATAATCCACTTTTCTAAGGGCATCTACATCTTTACCACCCGCATATGAAATCGCACTTTGTAAATCTTCTTCCATTTCTGTAAGTGTATCTTGTAATTTACCTTTATGTGCAACAAACATCTTTTTGCCTTCCACGTTTTTACGTTCACCTTTTTGATATTCAGATGCACTGCCAAAGTATTCTTTATACTTTTTGCCATCCATCTCAACTGTTTCACCCGGTGATTCTTCATGTGCTGCAAAAAGTGAACCAATCATTACCATTGATGCACCAAAGCGTACAGATTTTGCAATATCTCCATGTGTTCTAATTCCACCATCTGCAATAATAGGCTTACGTGCTGCTTTACTACACAGGTTTACCGCCGCTAATTGCCAACCACCTGTACCAAATCCAGTTTTAATTTTTGTAATACACACACGTCCAGGTCCAATACCTACTTTTGTTGCATCTGCACCTGCATTTTCAAGTTCACGTACGCCTTCTGGTGTGCCCACATTTCCAGCAATAACAAAAGTTTCTGGCAGATGCTTTTTAATATGTTGAATCATATCAATAACCTGATCTGAATGACCATGCGCAATATCAATTGTGATATATTCTGGTTTTAAACCCAATGCCTCAATCTCTTTAACAAATTCAAATTCTGGTGCTTTAACACCCACAGAAATAGATGCAAACAAGCCTTTTTCGTTCATTCGCTGTATAAATGGAATACGTGCTGCTTCGTCAAAACGATGCATAATATAAAAATAATCATTTTTAGCAAACCATTCTGCTAATGTTTCATTCATGACTGTTTGCATATTTGCAGGAACTACTGGTAATTTAAAACGTCGTGGCCCAAATTGAATTGATGTATCAATCTCAGAGCGACTTTTCACAATACTTTTATTTGGTATTAATTGGATATCTTCATAATCAAAAATTTTCATGTATTAAAACCCCTCATCTATTTTATCCATAAGCTAATATACTATCATTAAGTAATAAAGTAAACAAAGGGAGAGCAAATTCAATTACCAACTTGATTTTTTTACACCTGGAATTTGACCTTTATGTGCATGTTCACGAAATGCGATACGAGACATCTCAAACTTTCTTAACACGCCTCTTGGTCTACCTGTTACTTTACATCTTCTTGTTAAACGTGTTGGCGATGAATCGCGCGGGAGTTTACGCAATGCTTCGTAATCCCCTTTTGCTTTTAATTCTCTACGCAAATCAGCATATTGTGCAACAAGTTTGGCACGTTTTTCTTCTTTTACTATTTTAGATTTTTTTGCCATTTTTTCAATCCACCTCTATAAATCGTAATTATTACGTTTTAAATCTTAGCATATTTTATTTTACCAATGCAAGATAAAAATTTCTGGTAATATATAAAAAGTCATGATAGAATATTAAATCGTAAAGGTTCCAATTTGATAATTAAGGAGGTTTAGTTATGCGTATTAATGTAACTTTAGCTTGTACTGAATGTGGCGATCGTAATTATATTACAACCAAAAACAAACGTACGAACCCTGAACGTATTGAAATGATGAAATATTGCCCAAGATTAAATAAGCATACATTGCATAGAGAAACAAAATAATCAGTACACAATATACTAATTTAAAAATACGACAAAAGAGAAAGACGTTGAACAGCTTATAATATGTTCAACGTCTTTCTCTTTTGCTTTTTAATTCATCTACTTGATACCTTCTAAGATATCCTCTAAGTCATTTAACATACCTAGTGCTTTTGCTACACCTGTTCCATAAGCTGGATCAGCTTGGTAACAATGACGAATATGACGATGTTTCACTTCATCAGTCGTTCCATCCATTTCATTGGCTGTATTTTCAAAAATACGTTGTTGTTGTTCAGGAGATTGTAAACGAAATAGTTTGCCCGGTTGTTCGAAATAGTTATCATCATCTTCTCTAAAGTTATACTCATATGCCGCACCTTCTAAAGCCAAAGGTTGACGTTTGTATTCTGGTTGATCTTGATGTGCACCATAACTATTAGGATAATAATGTGTTTGTGCGCCCTGATTGCCATCTAAAAATCTCATTTGACCATCACGACTAAACGGACAAATATTTTCTACGCCTACGCCTTTTGGTTGGTTAACAGGAATTTGCCAATGATTAACTCCTAAGCGATAACGCTGTGCATCACCATATGAGAAAAGTCGCCCTTGCAACATTTTATCTGGTGAAAAATCAATGCCCGGTATAATATTTGTTGGTGCAAACGCTGCTTGTTCAACATCCATAAAGTAGTTCTCTGGGTTTTTATTTAATTCAAACTCACCTACTTCAATAAGAGGATATTCATCTTTAAACCATACTTTTGTTAAATCAAACGGATTGTCTTTATGATTTTTTGCTTGTTCTTCTGTCATAACTTGGATGTACATTTTCCATTTAGGGAAGTTGCCTTCTTCAATAGCTTCAAATAAATCTTTTTGTGATGATTCACGGTCTTTTGCTATAACTTGTTCTGCTTCTTCAGGCGTAAAGTTTTCAATACCTTGTTGTGTTCTGAAATGGAATTTCACCCAAACACGTTCATTGTTGTCATTAATCATTGCATACGTGTGTGAACCGAAACCATGCATATGGCGATAACCTTTAGGGATACCGCGATCTGACATTAAAATTGTAACTTGATGTAGTGCCTCTGGTAAAGAAGTCCAGAAGTCCCAATTGTTTTGAGCACTACGCATATTTGTTTTAGGGTCTCTCTTTACTGCGTGATTTAAGCTTGCAAACAATTTAGGGTCTCTAAAGAAAAATACGGGTGTATTGTTACCAACAAGATCCCAATTTCCTTCTTCTGTATAAAATTTTAACGCAAATCCACGAATATCACGTTCAGCATCTGCAGCACCTCTTTCACCTGCAACTGTTGAAAAACGCGCAAACATTTCTGTCTTTTTACCAACTTCTGAGAAGATTTTTGCACGCGTATAACGTGTAATATCATTAGTTACTGTGAATGTTCCAAATGCGCCTGAGCCTTTAGCATGCATACGTCTTTCTGGAATTACCTCACGGTCAAAGTGCGCCATTTGCTCCAAGAAATACCAATCCTGCATTAATAGTGGACCACGTGGACCAGCTGTCATAGAGTTTTCTCTATCACCAACCGGATGACCAAATAGACCTGTAAGTTTAGAAGCATCTTTTTGACTCATTTTATAAACCCTCTTTCTTAATTAAAATAATTCTAAATTACTTTACTATTTCATTATAACCTATCTCTCATGCAAAGTATATCTTTTATGATCTAAATTTGAATTTTCGAAAAATTAACATTTTAAGGCTTTAAAGTTATAAATTCTTATTGAATATCAGAGAGATAGCAAGTACAATAGATAGAAATCTTTATTTATATTGAGGAGCAGATGTTTATGGAAGAAAAAACTTTAAATCGCGGGCTTCAAGCTCGGCATATTACTATGATTGCTATTGGAGGCGCTATTGGTACGGGGTTATTTGTCGCAACAGGTGGTGTTATTGCACAAGCTGGTCCTGGGGGGGCAATTGTAGCGTATTTACTTATTGGCATTATGCTTTATTTTTTAATGGCATCCATTGGTGAAATGGCAACATTTTATCCTGTATCCGGTTCGTTTAGCAGTTATTCTACACGTTTTGTTGACCCATCTTTAGGTTTTACAATGGGCTGGTTATACTGGATGATTTGGTCTCTTGTAACAAGTGTTGATGTCATCGTTGCATCTAATGTTTTAGGCTATTGGGATATCTTCCATTTCTTCTCGCCTCTCATTTGGAGCATTATTTTCTTAACAATTATTTTCTTACTTAATGTATTTACAGTAAAAGCATTTGGTGAAGCTGAATTTTGGCTATCGCTTGTCAAAGTTATTACCATTATTGTTTTTATTATTTTAGGTATCTTAATGATTTTTGGTATTTTAGGTGGTAAATACTATGGATTTGAAAATTATA contains these protein-coding regions:
- the guaC gene encoding GMP reductase; protein product: MKIFDYEDIQLIPNKSIVKSRSEIDTSIQFGPRRFKLPVVPANMQTVMNETLAEWFAKNDYFYIMHRFDEAARIPFIQRMNEKGLFASISVGVKAPEFEFVKEIEALGLKPEYITIDIAHGHSDQVIDMIQHIKKHLPETFVIAGNVGTPEGVRELENAGADATKVGIGPGRVCITKIKTGFGTGGWQLAAVNLCSKAARKPIIADGGIRTHGDIAKSVRFGASMVMIGSLFAAHEESPGETVEMDGKKYKEYFGSASEYQKGERKNVEGKKMFVAHKGKLQDTLTEMEEDLQSAISYAGGKDVDALRKVDYVIVRNSIFNGDRD
- a CDS encoding catalase gives rise to the protein MSQKDASKLTGLFGHPVGDRENSMTAGPRGPLLMQDWYFLEQMAHFDREVIPERRMHAKGSGAFGTFTVTNDITRYTRAKIFSEVGKKTEMFARFSTVAGERGAADAERDIRGFALKFYTEEGNWDLVGNNTPVFFFRDPKLFASLNHAVKRDPKTNMRSAQNNWDFWTSLPEALHQVTILMSDRGIPKGYRHMHGFGSHTYAMINDNNERVWVKFHFRTQQGIENFTPEEAEQVIAKDRESSQKDLFEAIEEGNFPKWKMYIQVMTEEQAKNHKDNPFDLTKVWFKDEYPLIEVGEFELNKNPENYFMDVEQAAFAPTNIIPGIDFSPDKMLQGRLFSYGDAQRYRLGVNHWQIPVNQPKGVGVENICPFSRDGQMRFLDGNQGAQTHYYPNSYGAHQDQPEYKRQPLALEGAAYEYNFREDDDNYFEQPGKLFRLQSPEQQQRIFENTANEMDGTTDEVKHRHIRHCYQADPAYGTGVAKALGMLNDLEDILEGIK
- the lexA gene encoding transcriptional repressor LexA; its protein translation is MRELTKRQTEIFEYIKHIVQTKGYPPSVREIGEAVGLASSSTVHGHLSRLEEKGYIRRDPTKPRAIEIVSELMGDAINMESTIFVPVIGKVTAGVPITAIENVEEYYPLPEHFTSTHNGQIFILNVVGDSMIEAGILDGDKVIVRSQSIAENGDIIVAMTDEDEATVKRFYKEKNHYRLQPENSALSPIYLDQVTVLGKVIGLFREM
- the sosA gene encoding DNA damage-induced cell division inhibitor SosA translates to MMLQHKLSDLHLFLIVFIASVLVFLTFFILASQNEQSEQTYEMTDHSLQDNNQIIKEKDMNREQSVFAITLRK
- the rpmG gene encoding 50S ribosomal protein L33, giving the protein MRINVTLACTECGDRNYITTKNKRTNPERIEMMKYCPRLNKHTLHRETK
- the rpsN gene encoding 30S ribosomal protein S14 — protein: MAKKSKIVKEEKRAKLVAQYADLRRELKAKGDYEALRKLPRDSSPTRLTRRCKVTGRPRGVLRKFEMSRIAFREHAHKGQIPGVKKSSW